From Lolium perenne isolate Kyuss_39 chromosome 5, Kyuss_2.0, whole genome shotgun sequence, a single genomic window includes:
- the LOC127301507 gene encoding tetraspanin-8 translates to MVRLSNTMIGVLNAITFLLSVPILAGGIWLRQRADGTECERYLAAPIIAVGVFLMLVSIAGLVGACCRVTCLLWFYLVAMFLLIVVLLGFTVFAFVVTNKGAGDAVSDRGIREYRLGDYSNWLQKRVESSKNWNKIRGCLADSKVCRSLEDKQDTLSRFLRNDVSPIQSGCCKPPASCGFTFSNSTQWTGTSNSTDPDCATWGNDAATLCYGCQSCKAGVVATVRRDWKRIAILNIIFLVFIIIVYSVGCCAFRNNRRDHHNGYKQGGYA, encoded by the exons ATGGTGCGTCTGAGCAACACGATGATCGGCGTCCTGAACGCGATCACCTTCCTCCTGTCGGTCCCGATCCTCGCCGGCGGCATCTGGCTGCGCCAGCGCGCCGACGGCACGGAGTGCGAGCGGTACCTGGCGGCGCCGATCATCGCGGTGGGGGTCTTCCTCATGCTGGTCTCCATCGCGGGGCTCGTCGGCGCGTGCTGCCGCGTGACCTGCCTCCTCTGGTTCTACCTCGTCGCCATGttcctcctcatcgtcgtccttCTCGGCTTCACCGTCTTCGCCTTCGTGGTCACCAACAAGGGCGCCGGGGACGCCGTGTCCGACCGCGGGATCAGGGAGTACAGGCTCGGGGACTACTCCAACTGGCTGCAGAAGCGGGTCGAGAGCAGCAAGAACTGGAACAAGATCAGGGGCTGCCTCGCCGACTCCAAGGTCTGCAGGTCCCTCGAGGACAAGCAGGACACGCTCAGCCGCTTCCTCCGCAACGACGTCTCGCCCATCCAG TCCGGTTGCTGCAAGCCTCCGGCCAGCTGCGGCTTCACCTTCTCCAACAGCACGCAGTGGACCGGCACCTCGAACTCGACGGACCCGGACTGCGCCACGTGGGGCAACGACGCGGCCACGCTCTGCTACGGCTGCCAGTCGTGCAAGGCCGGCGTGGTGGCCACGGTGAGGCGGGACTGGAAGCGTATCGCCATCCTCAACATCATCTTcctcgtcttcatcatcatcgtctacTCGGTCGGCTGCTGCGCTTTCAGGAACAACCGCAGGGACCATCACAACGGCTACAAGCAGGGCGGATACGCTTGA